From Mauremys mutica isolate MM-2020 ecotype Southern chromosome 15, ASM2049712v1, whole genome shotgun sequence, one genomic window encodes:
- the DKKL1 gene encoding dickkopf-like protein 1 gives MWARWLLLCALLAGTGGSLLPPAARRLLGRFQHLLGGSRAVLGKEEGRFEAPIDFHKLPPNYHTEEKEQRRVGNATVYSHREINKVTDNETGAMLFSDRTVTSIEQGERGLAERWRGRQAEASEEGAEAEPVLGRHVLPIPRPGLAFLIIHLRRRARPGKASDTSRPHGASLSDRRHRLLAIRDGLMEAPHPLKKAPPITRARHKAVARRPHFFFFFRKL, from the exons aTGTGGGCGCGGTGGCTGCTGCTCTGCGCGCTGCTGGCCGGGACTGGGGGCTCCCTCCTGCCGCCCGCTGCCCGTCGCCTGCTGGGCCGCTTCCAGCACCTGCTGGGGGGCAGCCGG GCGGtgttggggaaggaggaggggcgcTTTGAGGCCCCCATTGATTTCCACAAGCTCCCCCCCAACTACCACACCGAGGAGAAGGAGCAGCGCAGGGTGGGGAACGCCACGGTGTACAGCCACCGCGAGATCAACAAG GTGACGGACAACGAGACGGGCGCGATGCTGTTCTCCGACAGGACGGTGACCTCCATCGAGCAGGGGGAGCGGGGCCTGGCGGAGAGATGGCGG GGACGCCAGGCAGAGGCTAGTGAGGAAGGAGCAGAAGCAGAGCCTGTCCTAGGGAGACACGTCCTGCCGATCCCCCGCCCTGGGCTGGCCTTCCTCATCATCCACCTACGGCGCAGAGCCAGGCCCGGGAAGGCCTCTGACACCAGCCGGCCACACGGCGCATCCCTTAGCGACAGGAGGCACAGGCTGCTAGCGATCCGGGATGGGCTGATGGAAGCCCCCCACCCTCTGAAGAAAGCTCCCCCCATTACTCGGGCCCGGCACAAAGCTGTAGCACGGAGGccccattttttcttcttcttcaggaAGCTGTAg